One window from the genome of Microbacterium sulfonylureivorans encodes:
- the coxB gene encoding cytochrome c oxidase subunit II, whose translation MPSKRRIRWAVLPVGIATAAVLAGCTPTELHGFLPGFVESGQPATNHTDMVAGLWVNSWIVLLVVGVITWGLMGWAAIAYRRRRGQVGLPVQLRYNMPIEIFYTIVPLILVIGFFAFTARDQTILETHPEEPDVNITAIGKQWAWDFQYDGETEDETVWTMGVQAQTDAEGNVTSELPTLVLPVDKSVTIKLQSRDVIHSFWIIDFLYKKDMYIGKDNLWSFTPTREGEYAGKCAELCGQYHSMMLFNVEVVSESEYEDYLETLREAGQTGDINDEYDRLQNLPGTDGSGEASEEEGDH comes from the coding sequence GTGCCCTCGAAACGCCGTATCCGCTGGGCCGTTCTCCCTGTCGGGATCGCAACGGCCGCAGTACTCGCCGGATGCACCCCGACGGAGCTGCACGGCTTCCTTCCCGGCTTCGTCGAGAGCGGTCAGCCCGCGACGAACCACACCGACATGGTCGCCGGCCTGTGGGTGAACTCGTGGATCGTCCTGCTCGTCGTCGGCGTCATCACCTGGGGCCTCATGGGCTGGGCCGCGATCGCGTATCGCCGCCGCCGCGGACAGGTCGGTCTGCCCGTCCAGCTGCGCTACAACATGCCGATCGAGATCTTCTACACGATCGTGCCGCTGATCCTCGTGATCGGCTTCTTCGCCTTCACCGCACGCGACCAGACGATCCTCGAGACCCACCCCGAAGAGCCGGACGTCAACATCACGGCGATCGGGAAGCAGTGGGCCTGGGACTTCCAGTACGACGGCGAGACCGAGGACGAGACGGTCTGGACCATGGGCGTCCAGGCGCAGACCGATGCCGAGGGCAACGTCACGAGCGAACTGCCGACGCTGGTCCTGCCGGTCGACAAGTCGGTCACGATCAAGCTCCAGTCGCGCGACGTGATCCACTCGTTCTGGATCATCGACTTCCTGTACAAGAAGGACATGTACATCGGGAAGGACAACCTCTGGTCGTTCACGCCCACCCGCGAGGGCGAGTACGCCGGCAAGTGCGCCGAGCTGTGCGGCCAATATCACTCGATGATGCTCTTCAACGTCGAGGTCGTCAGCGAGTCGGAGTACGAGGACTACCTCGAGACGCTCCGCGAGGCCGGTCAGACCGGTGACATCAACGACGAGTACGACCGACTTCAGAACCTGCCCGGCACCGATGGGTCGGGCGAGGCTTCCGAGGAAGAGGGAGACCACTGA
- the ctaD gene encoding cytochrome c oxidase subunit I — translation MATTLPLQEKTQGRPTTLPPRQAALLSASRVEQKGNIIVKWITSTDHKTIGYLYLIASVLFFLLGGVMALIIRAELFEPGMQIIPTKEQYNQLFTMHGTIMLLMFATPLFAGFANAILPLQIGAPDVAFPRLNAFAFWLFLFGSTIAVAGFLTPQGAAAFGWFAYQPLANASFSPGAGGNLWMLGLGMSGFGTILGAVNFITTIITMRAPGMTMWRMPIFSWNTLVTSILILMAFPVLAAAILAAAADRVLGAHIYDPANGGVLLWQHLFWFFGHPEVYIIALPFFGIISEILPVFSRKPIFGYKTLVYATIAIAALSVAVWAHHMYVTGAVLLPFFALMTMLIAVPTGVKIFNWIGTMWRGSVTFETPMVFSLGFLVSFVFGGLTGVILASPPLDFALSDSYFVVAHFHYVVFGTVVFAMFAGFYFWWPKWTGKMLNERLGIVHFWMLFIGFHMTFLIQHWLGVDGMVRRYADYSAADGWTWQNQVSTIGSIILGASMIPFLLNVWITARKAPRVTVNDPWGYGASLEWATSCPPPRHNFTSIPRIRSERPAFDLNHPEAGIPVGVGPAKDAPEAPVVDLAEGEVK, via the coding sequence ATGGCGACGACGCTTCCGCTCCAGGAGAAGACGCAGGGTCGTCCGACCACCCTTCCGCCGCGACAGGCGGCGCTGCTCAGCGCTTCGCGCGTCGAGCAGAAGGGCAACATCATCGTCAAGTGGATCACCTCCACCGACCACAAGACGATCGGCTACCTGTACCTCATCGCCTCCGTCCTGTTCTTCCTCCTCGGCGGGGTGATGGCGCTGATCATCCGCGCCGAGCTCTTCGAGCCCGGGATGCAGATCATCCCGACGAAGGAGCAGTACAACCAGCTGTTCACGATGCACGGCACGATCATGCTGCTCATGTTCGCCACGCCGCTCTTCGCCGGCTTCGCGAACGCGATCCTGCCCTTGCAGATCGGCGCACCGGATGTCGCGTTCCCGCGTCTGAACGCCTTCGCCTTCTGGCTGTTCCTGTTCGGCTCGACGATCGCCGTCGCGGGCTTCCTCACCCCGCAGGGTGCGGCAGCCTTCGGATGGTTCGCCTACCAGCCCCTCGCCAACGCGAGCTTCTCGCCCGGTGCCGGTGGAAACCTGTGGATGCTCGGCCTCGGCATGAGCGGTTTCGGCACGATCCTCGGCGCCGTGAACTTCATCACGACGATCATCACGATGCGCGCGCCCGGCATGACCATGTGGCGCATGCCGATCTTCTCGTGGAACACGCTGGTCACCAGCATCCTGATCCTGATGGCGTTCCCCGTGCTCGCCGCCGCGATCCTCGCCGCCGCTGCAGACCGCGTGCTCGGCGCCCACATCTACGACCCGGCCAATGGCGGAGTCCTGCTCTGGCAGCACCTCTTCTGGTTCTTCGGTCATCCAGAGGTGTACATCATCGCGCTGCCGTTCTTCGGCATCATCTCCGAGATCCTGCCGGTGTTCAGCCGCAAGCCGATCTTCGGCTACAAGACCCTCGTCTACGCCACGATCGCGATCGCGGCGCTGTCGGTCGCGGTGTGGGCCCACCACATGTACGTCACCGGCGCCGTGCTGCTGCCGTTCTTCGCACTGATGACGATGCTGATCGCCGTGCCCACGGGTGTGAAGATCTTCAACTGGATCGGCACGATGTGGCGAGGATCGGTGACCTTCGAGACACCGATGGTGTTCTCGCTCGGATTCCTCGTCTCGTTCGTGTTCGGCGGTCTGACCGGTGTCATCCTCGCGTCGCCCCCGCTCGACTTCGCGCTCTCCGACTCGTACTTCGTCGTCGCGCACTTCCACTACGTCGTCTTCGGGACCGTCGTGTTCGCGATGTTCGCCGGCTTCTACTTCTGGTGGCCGAAGTGGACCGGCAAGATGCTCAACGAGCGTCTGGGCATCGTCCACTTCTGGATGCTGTTCATCGGCTTCCACATGACGTTCCTGATCCAGCACTGGCTTGGCGTCGACGGCATGGTCCGTCGCTATGCGGACTACTCCGCGGCGGACGGCTGGACGTGGCAGAACCAGGTCTCGACGATCGGCTCGATCATCCTCGGCGCCTCGATGATCCCCTTCCTGCTCAACGTGTGGATCACGGCCCGAAAGGCACCGCGCGTCACGGTCAACGACCCGTGGGGCTACGGAGCATCGCTGGAGTGGGCGACATCGTGCCCGCCGCCGCGTCACAACTTCACGTCGATCCCGCGCATCCGCAGCGAGCGGCCCGCGTTCGACCTCAACCACCCCGAGGCGGGAATCCCCGTCGGCGTCGGACCTGCGAAGGACGCGCCCGAAGCCCCCGTCGTCGACCTCGCCGAGGGAGAGGTGAAGTAA